A single window of Anomaloglossus baeobatrachus isolate aAnoBae1 chromosome 5, aAnoBae1.hap1, whole genome shotgun sequence DNA harbors:
- the LOC142312690 gene encoding beta-microseminoprotein-like yields the protein MMKYSLVIVLFGAGIFVGACNAYCFIQETEGNPGGCILDGELHKSGSSFRTKDCLDCHCHSDGSMNCCNNIPRPVGYNQERCKEIFYKEACVHLAVRKDNPKKTCKHALVG from the exons ATGATG AAATACTCCTTGGTGATTGTTTTGTTTGGTGCTGGAATCTTTGTGGGTGCTTGTAATGCCTACTGCTTTATCCAAGAAACTGAGGGAAATCCAGGAG GATGCATTCTGGATGGAGAACTTCATAAATCTGGCTCATCGTTTAGAACAAAAGACTGTCTAGATTGTCACTGTCATAGTGATGGAAGTATGAATTGTTGCAATAA TATTCCAAGACCAGTCGGATATAACCAAGAAAGGTGCAAAGAAATATTTTACAAGGAGGCCTGTGTCCACCTTGCGGTTAGAAAAGATAACCCAAAGAAGACCTGTAAACATGCCTTGGTGGGATAA